The following are encoded together in the Bombus huntii isolate Logan2020A unplaced genomic scaffold, iyBomHunt1.1 ctg00000124.1, whole genome shotgun sequence genome:
- the LOC126877131 gene encoding carcinine transporter-like isoform X3, with protein sequence MKDEKSNSILPTEATRLRPRLESFDDVLPYVGDYGRYQWLLLLSLLPYGATYAFLYFSQFFITIIPTEHWCRIDELVNSNFTEEERIKIAIPVTNVYPYYEQCQRKDVNFTELLKSDKSLSSSGFQTNKTIKCTQWEYNFTQIPYPSIGTELDWVCDREYLVSTAQAIFFCGSIIGGFLVGWIADHKGRIPALMFCNGIALFASIFTASANSFWSFAVCRFLTGLAFDNCINIPLIIGKPSTK encoded by the exons ATGAAGGACGAGAAGAGTAACTCTATATTGCCCACTGAAGCGACTCGATTGAGACCAAGATTGGAAAGTTTCGATGATGTTCTACCGTATGTCGGTGACTACGGGAGATATCAATGGCTGTTGTTATTGTCGTTACTACCTTATGGCGCGACGTACGCGTTTCTGTATTTCTCGCAATTTTTCATTACGATTATTCCCACGGAACACTGGTGCAGGATAGACGAATTAGTAAACTCGAATTTCACCGAAGAAGAGAG GATTAAGATAGCGATTCCAGTGACGAACGTTTATCCTTATTACGAACAATGTCAACGGAAGGACGTAAACTTCACAGAGCTGTTGAAGAGCGATAAGAGCCTGAGCTCATCGGGCTTCCAAACAAACAAAACGATAAAATGTACTCAATGGGAGTATAATTTTACGCAGATTCCATATCCTAGTATAGGAACTGAG CTAGATTGGGTATGCGACCGAGAATACCTCGTATCAACGGCGCAGGCCATCTTCTTCTGCGGATCCATCATCGGTGGTTTCCTAGTCGGTTGGATCGCCGATCACAAGGGTCGTATCCCAGCTTTAATGTTCTGCAATGGTATCGCCCTTTTTGCCTCCATTTTCACTGCCAGCGCAAATAGTTTTTGGTCATTCGCCGTCTGTAGGTTTCTCACTGGACTGG
- the LOC126877131 gene encoding carcinine transporter-like isoform X2 — protein MEGENVNDGEMKDEKSNSILPTEATRLRPRLESFDDVLPYVGDYGRYQWLLLLSLLPYGATYAFLYFSQFFITIIPTEHWCRIDELVNSNFTEEERIKIAIPVTNVYPYYEQCQRKDVNFTELLKSDKSLSSSGFQTNKTIKCTQWEYNFTQIPYPSIGTELDWVCDREYLVSTAQAIFFCGSIIGGFLVGWIADHKGRIPALMFCNGIALFASIFTASANSFWSFAVCRFLTGLAFDNCINIPLIIGKPSTK, from the exons ATGGAAGGGGAAAACGTGAATGACGG CGAAATGAAGGACGAGAAGAGTAACTCTATATTGCCCACTGAAGCGACTCGATTGAGACCAAGATTGGAAAGTTTCGATGATGTTCTACCGTATGTCGGTGACTACGGGAGATATCAATGGCTGTTGTTATTGTCGTTACTACCTTATGGCGCGACGTACGCGTTTCTGTATTTCTCGCAATTTTTCATTACGATTATTCCCACGGAACACTGGTGCAGGATAGACGAATTAGTAAACTCGAATTTCACCGAAGAAGAGAG GATTAAGATAGCGATTCCAGTGACGAACGTTTATCCTTATTACGAACAATGTCAACGGAAGGACGTAAACTTCACAGAGCTGTTGAAGAGCGATAAGAGCCTGAGCTCATCGGGCTTCCAAACAAACAAAACGATAAAATGTACTCAATGGGAGTATAATTTTACGCAGATTCCATATCCTAGTATAGGAACTGAG CTAGATTGGGTATGCGACCGAGAATACCTCGTATCAACGGCGCAGGCCATCTTCTTCTGCGGATCCATCATCGGTGGTTTCCTAGTCGGTTGGATCGCCGATCACAAGGGTCGTATCCCAGCTTTAATGTTCTGCAATGGTATCGCCCTTTTTGCCTCCATTTTCACTGCCAGCGCAAATAGTTTTTGGTCATTCGCCGTCTGTAGGTTTCTCACTGGACTGG
- the LOC126877131 gene encoding carcinine transporter-like isoform X4 — MTVLLLLSTPVTVKPIACVEMKDEKSNSILPTEATRLRPRLESFDDVLPYVGDYGRYQWLLLLSLLPYGATYAFLYFSQFFITIIPTEHWCRIDELVNSNFTEEERIKIAIPVTNVYPYYEQCQRKDVNFTELLKSDKSLSSSGFQTNKTIKCTQWEYNFTQIPYPSIGTEIGYATENTSYQRRRPSSSADPSSVVS; from the exons CGAAATGAAGGACGAGAAGAGTAACTCTATATTGCCCACTGAAGCGACTCGATTGAGACCAAGATTGGAAAGTTTCGATGATGTTCTACCGTATGTCGGTGACTACGGGAGATATCAATGGCTGTTGTTATTGTCGTTACTACCTTATGGCGCGACGTACGCGTTTCTGTATTTCTCGCAATTTTTCATTACGATTATTCCCACGGAACACTGGTGCAGGATAGACGAATTAGTAAACTCGAATTTCACCGAAGAAGAGAG GATTAAGATAGCGATTCCAGTGACGAACGTTTATCCTTATTACGAACAATGTCAACGGAAGGACGTAAACTTCACAGAGCTGTTGAAGAGCGATAAGAGCCTGAGCTCATCGGGCTTCCAAACAAACAAAACGATAAAATGTACTCAATGGGAGTATAATTTTACGCAGATTCCATATCCTAGTATAGGAACTGAG ATTGGGTATGCGACCGAGAATACCTCGTATCAACGGCGCAGGCCATCTTCTTCTGCGGATCCATCATCGGTGGTTTCCTAG